From Amycolatopsis sp. cg9, one genomic window encodes:
- the pgsA gene encoding CDP-diacylglycerol--glycerol-3-phosphate 3-phosphatidyltransferase → MSALPSDAADEGLTRDAPAQVPEPTPVPTLNVANLLTLSRLVLVPLFVVALFVGDGHDTTWRAIATGLFAIASATDQLDGWVARKYGLITDFGKIADPIADKALTGAALVGLSVLGELGWWVTIVIAVREIGVTLLRFWVIRHGVIPASRGGKAKTMAQIAAIVAYLLPLPAGADPVRWSLMGLALVLTVVTGVDYLVRAIRLRAAGRRVTGS, encoded by the coding sequence GTGAGTGCGCTCCCCAGCGACGCCGCCGACGAAGGCCTGACCCGCGACGCTCCCGCCCAGGTCCCCGAGCCGACCCCGGTCCCGACGCTCAACGTGGCGAACCTGCTGACGCTGTCGCGGCTGGTGCTGGTGCCGCTGTTCGTCGTCGCGCTGTTCGTCGGCGACGGCCACGACACGACCTGGCGCGCGATCGCGACCGGCCTGTTCGCCATCGCGTCGGCGACCGACCAGCTGGACGGCTGGGTGGCCCGCAAGTACGGCCTGATCACCGACTTCGGCAAGATCGCCGACCCGATCGCCGACAAGGCGCTGACCGGCGCCGCGCTGGTCGGGCTGAGCGTCCTGGGCGAACTCGGCTGGTGGGTCACGATCGTCATCGCGGTCCGCGAGATCGGCGTGACGCTCCTGCGCTTCTGGGTGATCCGCCACGGCGTGATCCCGGCGAGCCGCGGGGGGAAGGCGAAGACGATGGCGCAGATCGCGGCCATCGTGGCGTACCTGCTGCCCCTGCCGGCGGGCGCGGACCCGGTCCGCTGGTCGCTGATGGGCCTGGCCCTGGTCCTGACCGTGGTGACCGGCGTGGACTACCTGGTCCGCGCGATCCGGCTGCGCGCGGCCGGGCGCCGGGTCACCGGGAGCTGA
- a CDS encoding quinone-dependent dihydroorotate dehydrogenase encodes MFFDKIVRPALYRLSYHDPELVHERTIGVLSRLGKVAPALGGALRVDDPVTVLGLRFPNRVGLAAGMDKNGRALAAWAALGFGFVEVGTVTRLAQPGNPKPRLFSLPASDAVINRMGFNNDGAEALAAKLARAGKPGVPLGVSIGKSKVTPLEDAVEDYRFSLRALYPYADYFAINVSSPNTPGLRQLQDRAALAELLGELRSTSAELAGAGTPTPLLVKVAPDLTDDALGELLEVAVEHGVAGIIATNTTLSRDGIAAAESGLAGQAGGLSGRPLTTRAAEVVRFVHDHTGGNLPIIGVGGVLGPDDALRLVDAGASLVQLYTGFALHGPGLVRRVSRGLAARR; translated from the coding sequence GTGTTCTTCGACAAGATCGTCCGCCCGGCGCTGTACCGGCTGTCCTACCACGACCCCGAGCTGGTGCACGAGCGCACGATCGGCGTCCTTTCCCGGCTCGGCAAGGTCGCGCCCGCGCTCGGCGGCGCCCTCCGCGTCGACGACCCGGTGACGGTGCTGGGCCTGCGCTTCCCCAACCGCGTCGGCCTGGCCGCCGGGATGGACAAGAACGGCCGCGCGCTGGCCGCGTGGGCCGCGCTGGGCTTCGGCTTCGTCGAGGTCGGCACGGTGACGCGGCTGGCGCAGCCGGGCAACCCGAAGCCGCGGCTGTTCAGCCTCCCCGCGAGCGACGCGGTCATCAACCGCATGGGCTTCAACAACGACGGCGCCGAAGCGCTCGCGGCCAAGCTGGCCCGCGCCGGCAAACCCGGCGTCCCGCTGGGGGTCAGCATCGGCAAGTCGAAGGTGACGCCGCTCGAAGACGCCGTCGAGGACTACCGGTTCTCGCTGCGGGCGCTGTACCCGTACGCGGACTACTTCGCGATCAACGTCAGCTCCCCGAACACGCCGGGGCTGCGGCAGCTGCAGGACCGCGCCGCGCTGGCCGAGCTGCTCGGCGAGCTGCGTTCGACGTCGGCGGAGCTGGCCGGCGCGGGCACGCCGACGCCGCTGCTGGTGAAGGTCGCGCCCGACCTGACCGACGACGCGCTGGGCGAGCTGCTGGAAGTCGCGGTCGAGCACGGCGTCGCCGGGATCATCGCGACGAACACGACGCTCTCCCGCGACGGCATCGCGGCCGCGGAGAGCGGCCTGGCCGGACAGGCGGGAGGGCTGTCCGGCCGGCCGCTGACGACCCGCGCGGCCGAGGTCGTGCGGTTCGTGCACGACCACACCGGCGGGAACCTGCCGATCATCGGCGTCGGCGGCGTCCTGGGCCCGGACGACGCGCTCCGGCTCGTGGACGCCGGTGCGTCGCTCGTGCAGCTCTACACGGGTTTCGCGCTGCACGGGCCGGGCCTGGTGCGCCGGGTCAGCCGGGGTCTCGCGGCCCGGCGGTAG
- a CDS encoding PspA/IM30 family protein, whose translation MANPFVKFWKYMMAAFSSKIDEHADPKVQIQQAIEEAQRNHQALTQQAASVIGNQRQLEMKLNRQLGDVEKLQASTRQALVLADEARTKGDEQKAVEFENAAESFATQLVTAEQNIEDLKTLHDQSLQAAAQAKKAVERNSQMLQQKLAERTKLLSQLEQAKMQEQVSASLNQMSQLAAPGNTPSLEEVRDKIEKRYTTALGQAELAQNSVQGRMMEVQASTTQLAGHSRLEQIRASMRGDSVAQVTDGGAAAQKPASSSADIQREIQARVQAEQGKNPA comes from the coding sequence ATGGCCAACCCGTTCGTGAAGTTCTGGAAGTACATGATGGCGGCGTTCTCGTCGAAGATCGACGAACACGCCGACCCGAAGGTACAGATCCAGCAGGCCATCGAGGAGGCGCAGCGCAACCACCAGGCGCTGACGCAGCAGGCCGCCTCCGTGATCGGCAACCAGCGGCAGCTGGAGATGAAGCTCAACCGGCAGCTCGGCGACGTCGAAAAGCTGCAGGCGTCCACCCGGCAGGCGCTCGTCCTCGCGGACGAGGCCCGCACCAAGGGTGACGAGCAGAAGGCCGTCGAGTTCGAGAACGCCGCGGAGAGCTTCGCGACGCAGCTCGTCACGGCCGAGCAGAACATCGAGGACCTGAAGACGCTGCACGACCAGTCGCTGCAGGCGGCGGCCCAGGCCAAGAAGGCCGTGGAGCGCAACTCGCAGATGCTGCAGCAGAAGCTGGCCGAGCGCACCAAGCTGCTCTCGCAGCTGGAGCAGGCGAAGATGCAGGAGCAGGTCTCCGCTTCGCTGAACCAGATGAGCCAGCTGGCCGCGCCGGGCAACACGCCGTCGCTGGAAGAGGTCCGCGACAAGATCGAGAAGCGCTACACCACGGCGCTCGGGCAGGCGGAGCTCGCCCAGAACTCGGTCCAGGGGCGCATGATGGAGGTCCAGGCCTCGACCACGCAGCTGGCGGGCCACTCGCGCCTCGAGCAGATCCGCGCGTCGATGCGCGGTGACTCGGTCGCGCAGGTGACCGACGGTGGCGCGGCGGCCCAGAAGCCGGCGAGCAGCTCGGCGGACATCCAGCGCGAGATCCAGGCGCGCGTGCAGGCCGAGCAGGGCAAGAACCCGGCCTGA
- a CDS encoding DNA-formamidopyrimidine glycosylase family protein — protein sequence MPEGDTVYLVGKRFDRALAGKTLLRGEFRVPQLATVDLAGREVLGVGTVGKHLFTRFSGDLTLHSHLLMDGMWDVYAAGAKWRRPGHHARVLLTAADVQVIGFRVHDLKLVPTPKEHDLVAHLGPDLLDPQWTEEHAERAVANLTADPDRELGLALLDQRIMAGVGNLYKCEIAFLLGVTPWVPVSEVDAVTTVALARKLLLANARSGRFDQSTTGHLDRNRKNWVYERTRQGCFRCGGRLLVRTQGHDVQRRPTWFCPKDQAGPYPPQ from the coding sequence GTGCCCGAAGGTGACACCGTCTACCTCGTCGGGAAGCGCTTCGACCGGGCACTGGCCGGGAAGACGTTGCTGCGCGGGGAGTTCCGCGTCCCCCAGCTGGCCACTGTGGACCTCGCCGGGCGCGAGGTGCTCGGCGTCGGCACGGTCGGCAAGCACCTCTTCACGCGCTTCTCCGGCGACCTGACGCTCCACTCGCACCTGCTGATGGACGGCATGTGGGACGTCTACGCGGCGGGCGCGAAGTGGCGGCGGCCCGGGCACCACGCCCGCGTGCTCCTCACCGCGGCCGACGTGCAGGTGATCGGCTTCCGCGTGCACGACCTCAAACTCGTTCCCACGCCGAAGGAACACGACCTCGTCGCCCACCTCGGCCCGGACCTGCTGGATCCACAGTGGACGGAAGAGCACGCGGAGCGCGCGGTCGCGAACCTGACCGCCGATCCGGACCGCGAACTCGGGCTCGCGCTGCTCGACCAGCGGATCATGGCCGGTGTCGGGAACCTCTACAAGTGCGAGATCGCCTTCCTGCTCGGGGTCACGCCGTGGGTTCCGGTGTCCGAAGTGGACGCTGTGACCACGGTCGCGCTGGCCCGCAAGCTGTTGCTGGCCAACGCCCGCTCCGGCCGCTTCGACCAGAGCACCACCGGCCACCTCGACCGCAACCGGAAGAACTGGGTCTACGAGCGGACCCGCCAGGGCTGCTTCCGCTGCGGCGGCCGGCTGCTGGTCCGCACCCAGGGCCACGACGTCCAGCGGCGCCCGACCTGGTTCTGCCCGAAAGACCAGGCCGGGCCCTACCCGCCGCAGTAG
- the add gene encoding adenosine deaminase, translating into MPEILTGPALRAFAHALPKVELHVHLVGSASLPTVLELARRRPAAGVPTDERELAEFFTFRDFSHFLTVYLAVTSLVRDRHDVHTLVTGLAADLAAQTCRYAEVTVTPYNHLLDGVPGDELLSGLETGRARAAELGVELAWCFDIPGEKGVRAGRETLVFALRERPEGLVSFGLGGPEPGVGRAQFEPFFTRAREAGLHSVPHAGETTGPATIWSALHDLGAERIGHGTSCAADPALLEHFAAHRIPLEVCPTSNVRTGQVGSVAAHPVRRMLDHGVVVTLNTDDPPMFGATLTGEYVAVAEALGLTAAELARLAGNAVDASFLGERRKAGLRSEIAKMTLPDPGSFA; encoded by the coding sequence ATGCCCGAAATCCTGACCGGGCCGGCGTTGCGCGCCTTCGCGCACGCGCTGCCCAAGGTCGAACTGCACGTCCACCTGGTCGGCTCGGCGAGCCTGCCGACCGTGCTCGAACTGGCCCGGCGGCGGCCGGCCGCCGGCGTCCCCACCGACGAGCGCGAGCTCGCGGAGTTCTTCACCTTCCGCGACTTCAGCCACTTCCTCACCGTCTACCTCGCGGTCACCTCCCTGGTCCGCGACCGCCACGACGTCCACACGCTGGTGACCGGCCTGGCCGCCGACCTCGCCGCGCAGACCTGCCGCTACGCCGAGGTCACCGTGACGCCGTACAACCACCTGCTCGACGGCGTGCCCGGCGACGAACTCCTGTCCGGGCTGGAAACCGGCCGGGCCCGCGCCGCCGAACTGGGCGTGGAACTGGCCTGGTGCTTCGACATCCCGGGCGAAAAGGGGGTGCGCGCCGGCCGGGAGACGCTCGTGTTCGCGCTGCGCGAACGCCCTGAGGGCCTGGTGTCCTTCGGGCTGGGCGGCCCGGAGCCGGGGGTCGGCCGCGCGCAGTTCGAGCCGTTCTTCACGCGGGCGCGGGAGGCCGGGCTGCACAGCGTCCCGCACGCGGGTGAAACCACCGGCCCGGCCACGATCTGGTCCGCGCTGCACGACCTCGGCGCCGAGCGGATCGGCCACGGCACCAGCTGCGCCGCCGACCCGGCCCTGCTCGAACATTTTGCGGCGCACCGGATCCCGCTCGAAGTGTGCCCGACGTCGAACGTCCGGACCGGACAGGTCGGCAGCGTCGCCGCGCACCCGGTGCGGCGCATGCTCGACCACGGAGTCGTCGTCACGCTCAACACCGACGACCCGCCGATGTTCGGCGCCACGCTGACCGGCGAGTACGTCGCCGTCGCCGAAGCGCTCGGGCTCACCGCGGCCGAGCTGGCCCGGCTCGCGGGGAACGCCGTCGACGCGTCCTTCCTCGGTGAGCGGCGCAAAGCCGGTCTGCGGAGTGAGATCGCGAAAATGACATTGCCGGACCCCGGGAGCTTCGCCTAG
- a CDS encoding GNAT family N-acetyltransferase yields MLRPDYPITTDRLLLRPFTPGDLDALNSFQSRADVARYLYWGPRSRAESAAALAKRVHSSTLTKEGQFLAVAVELAATGQLIGDLNLEWLSSEHRQGEIGFVFHPDHHGKGLAAEAATELLRLAFEDLGLHRVVGRCDGRNTASATLMERLGMRREAHLKENEIVKGEWTDELIYAMLEDEWKDLRAAGA; encoded by the coding sequence ATGCTCAGGCCCGACTACCCGATCACCACGGATCGGCTGCTCCTGCGCCCGTTCACGCCCGGCGACCTCGACGCGCTGAACTCCTTCCAGTCCCGCGCGGACGTCGCCCGCTACCTCTACTGGGGCCCGCGCAGCCGTGCCGAATCGGCCGCCGCGCTGGCGAAGCGCGTCCACAGCTCGACGCTGACGAAGGAAGGGCAGTTCCTGGCCGTGGCGGTCGAACTGGCCGCGACCGGGCAGCTGATCGGCGACCTGAACCTCGAGTGGCTCAGCAGCGAGCACCGCCAGGGCGAGATCGGGTTCGTCTTCCACCCGGACCACCACGGCAAGGGCCTGGCCGCGGAGGCGGCGACCGAACTGCTGCGGCTGGCCTTCGAAGACCTGGGGCTGCACCGCGTGGTCGGCCGGTGCGACGGCCGCAACACCGCGTCCGCCACCCTGATGGAACGCCTCGGGATGCGCCGGGAAGCGCACCTGAAGGAGAACGAGATCGTCAAGGGCGAGTGGACCGACGAGCTGATCTACGCGATGCTCGAAGACGAGTGGAAGGACCTCCGGGCCGCCGGCGCGTAG
- a CDS encoding helix-turn-helix domain-containing protein — protein sequence MTVLLREAIGDRLRHARTNQRRTLRDISRAARVSLGYLSEVERGQKEASSELLASICQALDLPLGELLHNVAADVSALDTVEVAPVDERIVEGAPREKRGAEASAAGIEGGRLMSELIGNDLADLRVSPAPRMNTTLRTTIGQPKLASTIAA from the coding sequence ATGACCGTGCTGTTGCGTGAGGCGATCGGTGATCGGCTCCGTCATGCCCGCACCAACCAGCGTCGTACGCTGCGCGACATCTCCCGCGCCGCCAGGGTCAGCCTCGGCTACCTCTCGGAGGTGGAACGGGGCCAGAAGGAGGCGTCGAGCGAGCTGCTCGCGTCCATCTGCCAGGCCCTGGACCTTCCGCTCGGCGAGTTGCTGCACAACGTGGCGGCGGACGTTTCGGCCCTCGACACCGTCGAGGTCGCACCGGTCGACGAGCGGATCGTGGAAGGCGCGCCCCGGGAAAAGCGGGGTGCCGAGGCTTCGGCGGCCGGCATCGAGGGCGGTCGCCTGATGTCCGAGCTGATCGGGAACGACCTCGCCGACCTGCGGGTTTCCCCGGCACCGAGGATGAACACCACCCTGCGGACGACGATCGGCCAGCCCAAGCTGGCCTCGACCATCGCCGCATAG
- a CDS encoding CinA family protein: MEARQLVATLTARGETVAAAESLTAGLVCATLATVPGASAVLRGGLVVYATELKTVLAGVDAGLLAEHGAVHPEVAAQLAEGARERCGATWGLGLTGVAGPSPQDGVEPGTVHVGLAGRGTRTVRTLALSGDRDLIRTRSVQAAFALLGEHLT, translated from the coding sequence GTGGAGGCGCGGCAGCTGGTCGCGACCCTGACCGCGCGGGGCGAGACCGTCGCCGCGGCCGAGTCGCTGACCGCCGGGCTGGTCTGCGCCACCCTGGCGACGGTGCCGGGCGCCAGCGCGGTCCTGCGTGGCGGGCTCGTGGTCTACGCCACCGAACTCAAGACCGTCCTCGCCGGCGTCGACGCCGGTCTCCTGGCCGAGCACGGCGCCGTCCACCCCGAGGTCGCCGCGCAGCTCGCCGAGGGTGCCCGCGAGCGGTGCGGGGCCACCTGGGGCCTCGGGCTCACCGGGGTGGCGGGCCCGTCGCCGCAGGACGGCGTCGAGCCCGGAACAGTGCACGTCGGGCTGGCCGGGCGGGGAACACGTACAGTCCGTACCCTGGCCTTGAGCGGGGATCGCGACTTGATCAGGACCCGATCGGTCCAGGCCGCGTTTGCCCTGCTCGGGGAACATCTGACGTGA
- the rimO gene encoding 30S ribosomal protein S12 methylthiotransferase RimO: MPSPATDPAATRRVSLLTLGCARNEVDSEELAGRLAAGGWELAADPEESDVVVVNTCGFVESAKKDSVDTLLAASDTGKKVVAVGCMAERYGHELADSLPEADAVLGFDHYADLSARLDDVVAGRKIASHTPGDRRKLLPISPVQRPAAAETVEVPGHAQHGWGPRVLRTRLDDSPVAALKIASGCDRRCSFCAIPSFRGSFVSRQPDEIVAEAMWLAENGVKELFLVSENSTSYGKDFGRDGATALERLLPRLAEIEGIERVRVSYLQPAETRPQLVKAIATTPGVAEYFDLSFQHSSEQVLRRMRRFGSTDSFLALTEQIREYAPEAGIRTNVIVGFPGETEHDLAELERFLTGARLDAVGVFGYSDEDGTEAEGFDGKLDAEEVAKRVTRISALVEELTAQRAEDRIGTFVDVLVELDDDGELTGRAAHQAPEVDGECVILDAPEKVQVGDFLRCEVVDSAGVDLIVRAVPDADR, translated from the coding sequence GGCTGCGCCCGCAACGAGGTCGACTCGGAGGAGCTGGCGGGCCGGCTCGCGGCCGGCGGCTGGGAGCTGGCGGCCGATCCCGAAGAGTCCGACGTCGTGGTGGTCAACACCTGCGGCTTCGTCGAATCGGCCAAAAAGGACTCGGTCGACACGCTGCTGGCGGCGTCGGACACCGGCAAGAAGGTCGTCGCCGTCGGCTGCATGGCCGAGCGCTACGGCCACGAGCTCGCCGACAGCCTCCCCGAGGCCGACGCTGTCCTGGGCTTCGACCACTACGCCGACCTCTCGGCCCGGCTCGACGACGTCGTCGCCGGCCGCAAGATCGCCTCGCACACCCCCGGCGACCGCCGCAAGCTGCTGCCGATCAGCCCGGTCCAGCGGCCCGCCGCCGCGGAGACCGTGGAGGTCCCGGGGCACGCGCAGCACGGCTGGGGGCCCCGGGTGCTGCGCACGCGCCTCGACGACTCGCCGGTGGCCGCGCTGAAGATCGCCTCCGGCTGCGACCGGCGCTGCTCGTTCTGCGCGATCCCGTCGTTCCGCGGCTCCTTCGTCTCGCGGCAGCCCGACGAGATCGTCGCCGAAGCGATGTGGCTGGCCGAAAACGGCGTCAAGGAGCTGTTCCTGGTCAGCGAGAACTCGACGTCCTACGGCAAGGACTTCGGCCGCGACGGCGCCACCGCGCTGGAGCGCCTGCTGCCGCGCCTGGCGGAGATCGAGGGCATCGAGCGCGTCCGCGTCTCCTACCTGCAGCCGGCCGAGACGCGCCCCCAGCTGGTCAAGGCCATCGCCACCACGCCGGGCGTCGCGGAGTACTTCGACCTGTCGTTCCAGCACTCCAGCGAGCAGGTGCTGCGCCGGATGCGCCGGTTCGGCTCGACCGACTCGTTCCTGGCGCTGACCGAGCAGATCCGCGAGTACGCGCCCGAAGCGGGCATCCGGACCAACGTGATCGTCGGCTTCCCCGGCGAGACCGAGCACGACCTGGCCGAGCTCGAGCGCTTCCTGACCGGCGCGCGCCTCGACGCGGTCGGCGTCTTCGGCTACTCCGACGAGGACGGCACCGAGGCCGAGGGCTTCGACGGCAAGCTGGACGCCGAAGAGGTGGCGAAGCGGGTCACGCGGATCTCGGCGCTGGTCGAGGAGCTGACCGCGCAGCGCGCCGAGGACCGGATCGGCACCTTCGTCGACGTGCTGGTCGAGCTGGACGACGACGGCGAGCTCACCGGCCGCGCCGCGCACCAGGCCCCCGAGGTCGACGGCGAGTGCGTGATCCTCGACGCGCCGGAGAAGGTGCAGGTGGGCGACTTCCTGCGGTGCGAGGTCGTGGACTCGGCGGGTGTCGACCTGATCGTCCGCGCGGTACCGGACGCCGACCGGTGA
- a CDS encoding amidase family protein, with protein sequence MNTLPPDPDPVPVTPPTASHRVIAAFERITEAGRPEIWTTLRAVEDVLVDAKTVDERVKAGEDLPLAGTVVAVPDLIDVAGQRSASGVPETSATVVARLTAAGAIVLGKTGAAMVSGAWDRTRAGGSGAGVAVALGIVDLALSTGGPVPAALNAVAAVQPTRGLLPAPDGVSVYSNGLVPAHRALTLMTGGERSWPADVRLGAGEHPRIAYPADLPLGEGARLALETVVARLRASGAVLIPVSAREPGFDGFDALVVPTVPEHPGIAEALADPAGVGHRLASCTAFANLLDVAAVSVPVLPGDRRPFGVTFLTRAFEDQIALDLATVCTDEPMTPYPEPGEDVVVFGAHLRGQPLNGELTGLGARFGGPVRTIEGYRMVLLGTEPPQPGVLAGGAVLDGERWRLSPAAFERFAAALKEPFVLDRVELDDGTAPLAVRCLAADGPGLDRYESWRGYVRFASTAGPRDPG encoded by the coding sequence GTGAACACGCTCCCGCCGGACCCGGACCCCGTGCCGGTCACCCCGCCCACCGCCTCGCACCGCGTCATCGCCGCCTTCGAGCGCATCACCGAAGCCGGCCGCCCCGAAATCTGGACCACCCTCCGGGCCGTCGAAGACGTCCTCGTCGACGCCAAGACCGTCGACGAACGCGTCAAGGCCGGGGAAGACCTCCCGCTGGCCGGCACCGTCGTCGCCGTGCCGGACCTGATCGACGTCGCCGGGCAGCGGTCCGCGAGCGGCGTCCCGGAAACCAGCGCGACGGTCGTCGCCCGGCTCACCGCCGCGGGGGCCATCGTGCTCGGCAAGACCGGTGCCGCCATGGTTTCCGGCGCGTGGGACCGCACCAGGGCCGGTGGCAGCGGGGCGGGGGTCGCCGTCGCGCTGGGCATCGTCGACCTGGCGCTGAGCACCGGGGGACCCGTCCCCGCGGCGCTGAACGCCGTGGCCGCCGTGCAGCCGACGCGCGGACTGCTGCCCGCCCCCGACGGCGTCTCCGTGTACTCGAACGGCCTGGTCCCGGCGCACCGCGCGCTCACCCTGATGACCGGCGGCGAGCGGTCCTGGCCCGCCGACGTCCGCCTCGGGGCCGGCGAGCACCCGCGGATTGCCTACCCCGCCGACCTGCCCCTGGGCGAGGGGGCGCGCCTGGCGCTCGAAACCGTCGTCGCCCGGCTGCGGGCGTCGGGGGCCGTGCTCATCCCGGTTTCCGCGCGGGAGCCCGGGTTCGACGGGTTCGACGCCCTCGTCGTGCCCACCGTGCCGGAGCACCCCGGGATCGCCGAGGCGCTGGCCGACCCGGCCGGGGTGGGCCACCGCCTGGCCTCGTGCACGGCGTTCGCGAACCTGCTCGACGTGGCCGCGGTGTCCGTCCCGGTGCTGCCGGGCGACCGCCGCCCCTTCGGTGTCACCTTCCTGACGCGGGCGTTCGAGGACCAGATCGCCCTCGACCTCGCGACCGTGTGCACGGACGAGCCGATGACGCCCTACCCCGAGCCGGGCGAAGACGTGGTCGTGTTCGGCGCGCACCTGCGCGGCCAGCCGCTCAACGGGGAGCTCACCGGCCTTGGCGCCCGGTTCGGCGGACCGGTCCGGACCATCGAGGGCTACCGGATGGTGCTCCTGGGCACCGAGCCGCCGCAGCCCGGCGTGCTGGCGGGCGGCGCCGTGCTCGACGGCGAACGCTGGCGGCTCTCCCCGGCCGCCTTCGAACGGTTCGCCGCCGCGCTCAAGGAACCCTTCGTGCTCGACCGCGTCGAGCTGGACGACGGCACCGCCCCGCTCGCCGTCCGGTGCCTCGCCGCGGACGGGCCCGGCCTGGACCGCTACGAGTCCTGGCGCGGGTACGTCCGGTTCGCTTCTACCGCCGGGCCGCGAGACCCCGGCTGA